The DNA sequence GCGCCGCCATTTGCGGTCAGATCGCAATCGTTTGCGATGAAAGCGTCGCCTGATTGCTGTTGAAGCGCTCGCTCAACAACCGGATGACGGCCCCCGGTTATGTTAAATGACCGGGTGTTGTCGACATGGGGTCGGCACCAATTTTCGCCCCGCGCCAGATCCGCCAGAGATGTGGCAAGATCAAGCTCTGCCAGACCACGTGCCGCTTGGTTGAGCAGAGCGGCTTGGGCCAAGATTTCTTCAGAAAGCCTTTGATAGAGCCTCTTTTCAATCTCAAGCGCCAGATTTCCAGCGTTCAGAATGCGGGTTTCGATCTCGCTGAGTTCGACAGTGGTGAACCGAACCTGATTAGCCGTGGTTTGGCGGTGGATGTAAGTTTCAGAGAATGGCGCGCTGAGCATCTTGTCAGCGTGCGTCGCTGTGGTTTCGATGAAATAGCCCAGCACGTTGTTGTGCTTGATCTTGAGCGAAGTGATGCCGGTGTGCTCGGCGTATTTTTGTTGAAAGCCGGCGATGACCGAACGCCCTTCGTCGCGCAGGGTGCGGGCCTCGTCCAGTTCTGTGTCAAACCCCGGTGCGATGAAGCCGCCATCACGGGCGAGCAGGGGCGGTTCGGCAACCAGCGAGGAGTCGAGCAACCCCAACAGGTCATCAAAGCCGCGCAGGTTGGCAGTGGCTTGGACCATCAAATTAGGTAAGTCGATGCCATCGGTCGAGGCAGCGATATCTTCGGCCTGGATCAACCCATTGCGGATTGCGGCCAGATCACGCGGGCCGCCACGATCAAGCGCAAGCCGGGACAGGGCACGGTCCAAATCCGGCGTCTTGCGCAGGCTGTCGCGCAGCTGTTCCGCCAGCGAAGATTGCTCGACACAGAAATCCAGCGCAGCGAGGCGGGCGTGAATGGTGTCGAGCTTGCGTGAGGGGCTGGAAATCCTCTGCTCCAGAAGACGGCCACCGCCCGGTGTCACCGTGCGGTCGATGACGGACAAGAGCGAGCCGAATTTGTCGCCATTCAGAGAGCGGGTCAGTTCCAGATTGCGCCGTGTCGCCGCATCGATCTGCATCACCCGGTCTTCGCTGTCCTGTTCGGGGGGCAACAGCAGCGGCAGTTTGCCTTTTTGGGTGATCTCAAGATAATCGACCAGCGCGCCCATGGCCGACAGCTCGGGCCGCGAGAATTTGCCAAACCCATCCAGCGAGCCGACCTTGAACAGCTCTTGTAGGCGCTTTTCAGCGCCGGTGCTGTCAAAACTGGCTTTGCCCATTGGCGTCAGCGGAATTTTGAAATCATCCGCTAGCGGACGCAGGTTTTGAAACACAGGCTCGTCCACAACCAGCAGCTCGGACGGAGCAAGGCGCGCCAGTTCCGGCCCCAACCGTTGCTTTGATACGGTCATGACGTGGAACGCACCGGTCGAGATGTCAGCCCAGGCGAGCGCCGCGCTGTCGCGTACCTCGGCATAGGCCACCAAAAAGTTGTGGCGACGCGCCTCGAGCAAGGCATCTTCGGTCAAGGTGCCAGGGGTCACCAGGCGCACAACATCGCGCCGAACCACCGATTTAGAGCCTCTTTTCTTGGCCTCGGCCGGACTTTCCATCTGTTCACAGACGGCGACGCGGAACCCTTTGCGGATCAGCGTCAGCAGATACCCTTCGGCTGCGTGAACCGGCACGCCGCACATCGGGATGTCGTCGCCGTTGTGTTTGCCACGTTTGGTCAGCGCAATATCAAGCGCCTGTGCCGCGTCGACAGCGTCGTCAAAGAACATCTCGTAAAAATCACCCATGCGGTAAAACAGCAGGGCATCGGCGTGGGCCTCTTTGATTTCGAGGTATTGCGCCATCATGGGTGTGACAGTGGACACGGGTACTTTCTCCGACTGGACCGAGCGAGACCTTACAAATCCGTCCAGTCCGGCGAAAGCCGAAAACGCATTGTCGTTGAGACTGCGTGCTGCCTGCGCTATGAGGCAAAAAGCCCGAACTGTAAAAAGAACGACCGATCCGATGCCTAAAGCGAAAATTACCGATCAAGAGGCGCTGGCCTTTCACCTGGACCCCACCCCCGGCAAGTGGGAGGTGCAGGCCACGGTCCCGATGACCACACAGCGCGATCTGTCGCTGGCCTATTCCCCAGGGGTTGCCGTTCCTTGCGAGGCCATCGCGGCAAACCCCGAAACAGCCTATGATTACACCAACAAGGGCAACCTTGTGGCGGTGATTTCGAATGGTACGGCG is a window from the Falsiruegeria litorea R37 genome containing:
- the mutS gene encoding DNA mismatch repair protein MutS; this encodes MMAQYLEIKEAHADALLFYRMGDFYEMFFDDAVDAAQALDIALTKRGKHNGDDIPMCGVPVHAAEGYLLTLIRKGFRVAVCEQMESPAEAKKRGSKSVVRRDVVRLVTPGTLTEDALLEARRHNFLVAYAEVRDSAALAWADISTGAFHVMTVSKQRLGPELARLAPSELLVVDEPVFQNLRPLADDFKIPLTPMGKASFDSTGAEKRLQELFKVGSLDGFGKFSRPELSAMGALVDYLEITQKGKLPLLLPPEQDSEDRVMQIDAATRRNLELTRSLNGDKFGSLLSVIDRTVTPGGGRLLEQRISSPSRKLDTIHARLAALDFCVEQSSLAEQLRDSLRKTPDLDRALSRLALDRGGPRDLAAIRNGLIQAEDIAASTDGIDLPNLMVQATANLRGFDDLLGLLDSSLVAEPPLLARDGGFIAPGFDTELDEARTLRDEGRSVIAGFQQKYAEHTGITSLKIKHNNVLGYFIETTATHADKMLSAPFSETYIHRQTTANQVRFTTVELSEIETRILNAGNLALEIEKRLYQRLSEEILAQAALLNQAARGLAELDLATSLADLARGENWCRPHVDNTRSFNITGGRHPVVERALQQQSGDAFIANDCDLTANGGAAVWLLTGPNMAGKSTFLRQNALIALLAQMGSYVPAEQAEIGLVSQLFSRVGASDDLARGRSTFMVEMVETAAILNQADERALVILDEIGRGTATYDGLSIAWATLEHLHATNSCRALFATHYHELTALAGSLKGVENATVAVKEWEGEVIFLHEVRKGAADRSYGVQVAQLAGLPPSVVERARVVLDQLEQNEREGGKQKALIDDLPLFSAAPPPPPPAVKASAVDGMLDEIHPDELSPREALDLIYKLKEAAKS